The genomic stretch CAACACCGGTATTTCCACCGGTGACAATTACAACCTTCCCAGTCAAAGAGGGATAGTCTTTTTCTGTAAGAGTAGGTGGACCTGGCCAGAAGTTATCGGTGATTTGCATGAATGCGCCCCAGGTCATACAAGGAACTTTGGGCTTTTCGTGAGACATTGTGTAATACGGCTTTTGATGAGTATATGATTACAGTTCTACATTCTATATTTACCAATGGTGAAAGAGAGAGTCCTTTTTATATGAAACCAAAAGTCGAGAATATGTTTGGTGAATCTTTTGAGTTGCAACCATCGGCATTTTGGAAACGCATTATTTCAGCCGCTTGCCAAAATTAACCGATAAAACCAATTTTCGGAACTCTTGGCACAGCTTTTTTTCCATccgattgcaaaaagttCCTGGAAGAGAGAAGTTTCGGAAAGCGGATCTTTTCTTTAATTTCCGCGCGGTGGGCGGCTAACAATACTAAAATATTTTTCACGCATCACGTGAGATATGTCGCTTTGGCCAATGTCGTACAGAATGTGGAATGTCGCACAAACTGTCGCAGGCTATCTTTTCAGTCAGCTGTTTGTCAAAAATGTGAACTGCGTAATTGTGAGAACGCGGACCGTGATTTACAGAGACAAAAGAGAGCCTCAATTCTTAGTTAAGCCAATAGCTTGATCTACCCCACGTTAACGAGTCAGGAAATACAAGACCCAATCTCAGATATGAGCCGTATAGTAGCACACGGCGCTCGTATAAACAGGCAGCTAGGCGGTTGCAAGAATGTCGCAAGTCTCGGGATATCTCTCCGATACTACGCTACCAGATCCGAGCATGATTCTCCATTTGATCATTTTCCCATTAGAAGGAAACCGTGGATCTCCTGGAAAACAACTGCAGTTTTCTTTATTGTAGGGTCGTATTTCGCCTACAATGAGACGTTGTTCAATACATACGAGAAATTCACAAGTCTTGATGAAAACGACAGACAATCGAGCGACATTTTACCAATGCAGTTGGagtacaagttgaagaacttaccGATCTATCAGCAATTGGCACACCCAAAAAACTCAAACAAATGGTACAAATTACAGTCGTGGGAAAATTTAGACCACAATGTGTTGGACAACCAGACACCGGACTTCAGCGAGGAAGATAGGCGAGACCAGGCTGTGAAGAGCCAATCAGAGTACGCAGAGCCTTCGTTGACAACTCTGACGTTAGCCAAACCTGGAGGAATTCTTATTAAACCTGTAATATTTCACAATGTTGAGACAAACGAAGGTGTTACAATTGTCCATGCTGGGTTCAGATTGTGCGGATATCCCTTTATTATACACGGAGGTATCATCGCGACAGTTCTAAACGAGACATTCAAGAGAAATGCATCTTTGACACTGGAAACAAGCTCCAATTTGAAGGACGATTTTAAGGTAGAGAATCTCACCATAAACTACAAATTCCCTACGTTTGCTAACCAATTCTTGATCGTCAAGACGAGAAAGAAGGAAGGTGTAGATACGAACGACAGGAAGACTATCACTCTCGAAAGTGTGATACAAGATAAAAAGGGACGGACTTTAGTCAAAAGCGAGGCTCTTTTGCACGATACCGGAAGAGCTACCAATAGGATCAAGGAGCAGGAGAAGCAAAAGAGCTGGAACCCTTTCAAGTGATCTCTTGTAATTGTTGAAGCATCCACTTGCAGAGTTATGATGGCAAGACAAATGAGGCTGTAATACTAATGCAATTGAACTTGCGGAAATAGGTTGATCTACCAAGGTACCCCAGCTTCATTACAAAGATACTGTTGCACTTTACTAAATTGTCTATGCACATTGTTCAAAGTTCGAGACTTGAAAGATCCATGGACACAAGCACGGCCATATTAGCAAGTACAAGAGATTAATGTGATACTACAGCCTTAACATGCGCTATTAGCTATATTTTGAATTATTAGTCTTTGGCAATAAACTTCTTTAAATTACGGTCCTTGGCGTAATTGACCTTAATAAGTTGGGACTTGAAGATAAATTAAAAGTAGATACATTACAAGAAATAGCACAAAGTTCCTTGCTGAAGCGATTACGGAATATGAGATTTTTTTCCGAATAAAATTTAGCAGCGATCCACATTTGGCTCATTTACGAATCCCATTTGCTTTCAAATTCGTGTGTATTTACGAATTTCAACTGTAAATATTCCAAATATAAATATTCACTTTAAGAGTGATCAAAGGAGGGGaattctcttctattttcttGTGCTGTGCAATCAGTACAAGCGGTACACAAGACTAATTGTGTGGGGTCTACATTTAACAAAGAGAACTAGGAGGAAATTTGAGGGAATTTAACCCATTGTTAGCCATCAAAAGTGGCTATGGACGCCGACTTGGTGATGTAAAAACAACATGGATATGGATCTGAGCCCTAGCCGTCAAATGAAGACAATGGATATCAAATTATACAATTGAGGGTTTGTAAAGGGCTTTTAGGCAGGGTCGTTTGTTAGAAGGAGTGAGGTCGTGAGAGCGATGGCTGCCACATTCGACACTTCGTATTGAACAAATGCCGGATAGCTATGCTTACCAATTCTTTACTAAAATAAAGATGTAGCCGCTTGGATGTAGTGCACCTAGCCGCTCGTGGGATAATGATTGAGCCGGCTTAACAATTTATTGAGTTGATTTTTTATAGATCTTGCGATGTCAAAAATAATCCAAGTGCATCATGACGTACGTCTTCTAACGTGTTGTCACGTATGGATAGCAAGCACCTGGCGCTTTGTACTGTTGGTGAACAAAGACCAGCATGGTGCATTCACCGTACATAAAGATGCGTAGATAATAACATTATACCTTACCACCACCTCGGAGTTCAGGGGAGGTAATTAAACAATCTCTATATGTGTGCATTTTGCAGGCCAATATTTTCTGTATGTATTGTTCATCAGTTTGTCCCCAAAGCGCGGTGCCGGGCTTCGGAACGATATCGAACCGTTCTCAAATCATTGTTCAACCACTACATAGCGATTGTACTGGAAGGACCtgtccaagttgattgTTACCACCGATTATTCGTaaattgaagagagaaTAAAAGAGATCAACAGTTGGAAATTGACATCGAGGGGATGGGACTAGATCCGCTTCGGTATTTgtcagagaaagaaaagtaaGGCGTTCCACCGGTGGGTTCTCCGAGCGGTTGCTACGTGCATAATGTTATATCGCTATTGGTTCAGTTAGTAACGTCGTTTGCTTCAGACAACTCTGCACAGTGGATGCGTACTGGCAGAATGATTATTCCAGGGTTGCATATGTCCATGTCGAGACTGGGCTACATCTTGCTTGAGAGATTCAATTGACAGGAGAGATAAGTGACCTCTCAGACCATTGAgttgtttctttcaattACTAAATAGAGTACGGGGACAACATTTGATGGATTCTATCGAAGCTTCTCCATAGAAAAGAGTGAAAGGTTGAAGAGGATCTGCAAGTGATTTTTTCCGCAATAGATGAAAATCTTCGATTTCCGTCTCGGGCGGATAGCCCTTAAACCTAATTTTTGACGAAAAAAGAGATTGTGCATTGGCCCTAAAAAATACGAGATCCCATGCACATCATTTTATGCAATAGGTACAAAGTAAAGAAGCAAATTGTTTGAAACATATATTGGATTAATAGAGAATCGTGGTACACAAtttaaagaagaattcaCAACATTATAATACGAGAGAAGACCCTGGACAAGAGCCTCAAAAACGAATTAGGCTCACAAAGAAATAAATTCTCATGTTGCCATCTCGACCGAATTCCGGCGTCAATGTTGGTACCAGCATCTCTGGCGCAGAACAGAATATGCAAAATGCAGAAATGCTCATAGAGATCCGCAGATCTTTCATTATCTGTCAAcaatctgaagaagctATAGTTACATTCTCTAGCTGCGATGACTTTTACACACTTGTCTACGCCGAAATGATCGAGATCATTCCCGACCAATACAGTGTATCAGTATAGTATGGGCACTGGACCAGTGTATTGTGATGCTCTCATGGCGTGTAATATGTGCATTTAGATAAGCCGAAGCCTCGTATATTCATACTCCTCTGCTTTTCTCTGGCAGGAGCTGCGAAATTCTAGCCTTCTTTCCTGCTCGTTGCAAAAAATACCAACAAAATTTTGTTCAGAATATTGGAAGAGGCTCCCGAGCAAAGTGCCGAACATTTTatcatcaagaaagaaaaggaatgCATCTAGGAACACGTAGAAATAGACGGATTAGGGCAGAAAGATTGGTTTGCCAAATGTCGTCGGCACCTAGCTACTCGCCGAAGATGCGTCATTACATGCAGGAACGATACGCCAGGGCAAActttcaaaaataaaaaaataGTCACCTACTACTTTTGGTTTATTCCGATTCGTTATTTTAAGAACCAGCTGCAAAAATGGAGGAGAGCGACATTCTGACAAGGCCAGAGGGGTCAATTGTAGCAGAAGGAGGCGTGGGCGATGTTTCGGCCGAAAATGGAGGAGTGCGGGTCGAAATCGAGAACAAGCCGACCGTGAACATGAGTTCGGTACCAGGCTCGGAGTCTACAGCAGATGCATCATCAACGCATACGTACTCTACGAGACtgaaagaaagacagaaagaagaggagatagagaagaagctgaagctCAAACAACGTCAGCACAATGTGGTGGTTCATCCAAGACTCAAACCAGTTCCATTCAAGAGTCTGgatctcttcaattccagCACTGGGCTAGGGATGAATGTCGTTCACGAAATTGATGGAAAGGTGTTCTACCAATCGGAAGAAAATCCACACAACCGGAGAGGATTCAAATATAAACCTTGCAGGCCGAATCCTTTGTTTGTATCTAACTTGTATCTGACTACAGAGATGCCTCCTTATGAAGTAGGGCCAAGCTACTTCGACATCGCACCAGGAGTAGTTCACACCGAGGACATGAAATTGGTTTCGACGCAGCAGGGCTGGAGGTCAGTACGGACCAATTGTGGAATTCGTGAAGGAAAGTACTTCTTTGAGTTTAATATTGTAAAGGCTAACGACGGAGATCTGAGATCTCACGTGAGAATTGGTCTTGGAAGAAAGGAAGCCAGTTTGGATGCCCCAGTAGGTTTTGACGGCTATAGTTACGGTTTGAGGGATGTAAATGGTGAATTCATCACATTGAGTAGACCCAAGGAGCCTTATGTAGAAGGAGGGTTTAAAACCGGTGACATTGTTGGCTTTCTTGTAGAGTTTCCATCTTTGCAAGTACAGAAGAAGGCAGTAGACGACTTTGTCGGCGCCAAAAAGAGCTTGATTGCCACAGCTTCAGAACAGAATGGTACggaaatcaaagaagaacaccagcggaaaaagaagaagactgCAAAGAAGGAGGATGTAGTGGAGGAAAATGACAAGTTCTACTGTGAGGGTAATATACTTCGGGACCAGATTCCCATAAGATACAAAGGTGCGTTGTATTACGAACAATACGAATATACAAATACCAAGATCATGGACCATTTGTTAAATCCAGTCACAATATTTGGTGAGAAAGCTGTCCTTGAGAACAGCAACGTCCAGGAGAAGAATAATGTGATTCCTGTTATTCCCCAGCTGAGAATTCggatcttcaagaacggCATTGAACAGAAGGAAACAGTACATGATCTATACTCGTTTCTTCCCACAGACATCGATAACGAGGACTTGAATATTGCTCCTAATACAAAGCAGCAACAGAATCCTAATTACAGAAATACCGACGACGGGTCACTTGGCTACTACCCCATGATGTCTGTATTTCAGAACGGAATTGTTGGCATCAATGCTGGACCTGATTTCAAGTTTCCGatagttgaagaaggagtcAAGCCTTTGAGCGACAGATATAACGAAGCGGTAGTAGAAGAATGGTACTGGGACCTTATCGACGAAGTCGAAGGTGAGTATCTTGATAGCTTTGACATATAGCTTTGTCATGTAGATACTTGAATGAACGAGTCTGTGTATGAAAATAGACGTTTAGACTATAAGTAAatcttgatttcatcttgtACTATGAATCATTGTAGTCAACAGGTCACCAGATTTAAATTTTGAATAGAATCACTAGGAACTTCAGTCTCAGTATTGATAGTTGAGAAGCAGTCATAATTTTCATTCACAACGTTCCTACGTCTACTCCAATTCTTTCCATCTCTGTCTGTGATGGGTCGAACTTGACGTTTCTAGCTCTCGAATACACGTCGTAGCATTTATAATGGAACGATAATCTGATGTCGCCTTCTAACTTCGTTTTTCCCAAGGTCACCAACTCTTTACAATGCTGACATAAATGCATGATTCCACCGTCGGCATCGGCAGTAGTTCCAAACGTGTCTACTAAGTACGTTTTCAATTCACTCAAGGCTCGTATCGAAAGCAAAAGTCGTTCATCCTTAGTAGACACAAACCAGCCGTCATCTATAAGTCTATCTACGAAGAAATCGGCTTCGGCAAGCGACTTGTTCAAACTGGAAGCCACTCGTTGTTTGGCATTGACTCTCCCGATCAGGAACTGGAATCCGTAAGCCTCTACAAGTTCGGCGATGATCCGTTTGATAGTGTCTAGTTCAGGTACTGTGTAGTTGCTGCTCAGGTTGATAACATCATCCAGTATagaattgatgaagacaaaGTAGAGAACCCCAGAAATTTCGTCTTTTCTCCTGTCGATTTTGAAGCCATGCTGGGTTATATTTGTATTGATGGATGCAATGTGTTTGTCAAGAAGTGGCTCAAGTTGCTGGTTCAGAAGATCGAGTTGCTGGTTCAGAAGGTCTTCTGAGTTTGAAAGGTTTGTGAGAATATaactgaatttttcaattaaAGATCCATGACTGATAGCTTTGACTGATCGCAAATATGTGAGGAGAACTCTGTCAATTTCACTCATAACGAGCCTATATCAAGAAGTGAAATAagtgaagaagtgaa from Scheffersomyces stipitis CBS 6054 chromosome 2, complete sequence encodes the following:
- a CDS encoding predicted protein; its protein translation is MSRIVAHGARINRQLGGCKNVASLGISLRYYATRSEHDSPFDHFPIRRKPWISWKTTAVFFIVGSYFAYNETLFNTYEKFTSLDENDRQSSDILPMQLEYKLKNLPIYQQLAHPKNSNKWYKLQSWENLDHNVLDNQTPDFSEEDRRDQAVKSQSEYAEPSLTTSTLAKPGGILIKPVIFHNVETNEGVTIVHAGFRLCGYPFIIHGGIIATVLNETFKRNASLTSETSSNLKDDFKVENLTINYKFPTFANQFLIVKTRKKEGVDTNDRKTITLESVIQDKKGRTLVKSEALLHDTGRATNRIKEQEKQKSWNPFK
- the ASH2 gene encoding transcription factor, contains a PHD finger motif; the encoded protein is MSSVPGSESTADASSTHTYSTRSKERQKEEEIEKKSKLKQRQHNVVVHPRLKPVPFKSSDLFNSSTGLGMNVVHEIDGKVFYQSEENPHNRRGFKYKPCRPNPLFVSNLYSTTEMPPYEVGPSYFDIAPGVVHTEDMKLVSTQQGWRSVRTNCGIREGKYFFEFNIVKANDGDSRSHVRIGLGRKEASLDAPVGFDGYSYGLRDVNGEFITLSRPKEPYVEGGFKTGDIVGFLVEFPSLQVQKKAVDDFVGAKKSLIATASEQNEHQRKKKKTAKKEDVVEENDKFYCEGNILRDQIPIRYKGALYYEQYEYTNTKIMDHLLNPVTIFGEKAVLENSNVQEKNNVIPVIPQSRIRIFKNGIEQKETVHDLYSFLPTDIDNEDLNIAPNTKQQQNPNYRNTDDGSLGYYPMMSVFQNGIVGINAGPDFKFPIVEEGVKPLSDRYNEAVVEEWYWDLIDEVEGEYLDSFDI
- a CDS encoding predicted protein — encoded protein: MSEIDRVLLTYLRSVKAISHGSLIEKFSYILTNLSNSEDLSNQQLDLSNQQLEPLLDKHIASINTNITQHGFKIDRRKDEISGVLYFVFINSISDDVINSSSNYTVPELDTIKRIIAELVEAYGFQFSIGRVNAKQRVASSLNKSLAEADFFVDRLIDDGWFVSTKDERLLLSIRALSELKTYLVDTFGTTADADGGIMHLCQHCKELVTLGKTKLEGDIRLSFHYKCYDVYSR